In Phragmites australis chromosome 16, lpPhrAust1.1, whole genome shotgun sequence, one DNA window encodes the following:
- the LOC133895662 gene encoding major strawberry allergen Fra a 1-E-like, producing the protein MKSLQGEVQLNIPATKAWEIFTNNETVAKINPEMLAGAEYLEGDGSPGSLRLFRLGPALHHFVKESVQKIEKIESGRCLGYEVIRGELKEMYDPYHVTVSFIPVPGKEGEQCIATWKAEFEPISPTTPMPENAKDAALGFLKLFETCGASD; encoded by the exons AAGGTGAGGTCCAGCTGAACATCCCTGCAACCAAGGCGTGGGAGATTTTCACCAATAATGAAACTGTGGCCAAGATCAACCCTGAGATGCTTGCTGGAGCAGAGTACCTGGAAGGCGATGGCAGCCCAGGCAGCCTCAGGCTCTTCAGGCTAGGACCTG CGCTGCATCACTTTGTGAAGGAATCAGTCCAGAAGATTGAAAAGATTGAGTCAGGCCGTTGCCTCGGGTATGAAGTCATCCGTGGTGAGCTGAAGGAGATGTATGATCCCTACCATGTCACCGTCTCCTTCATCCCCGTCCCGGGGAAGGAAGGCGAGCAGTGCATCGCCACATGGAAAGCCGAATTTGAGCCGATCTCCCCCACCACTCCAATGCCTGAGAATGCCAAGGATGCCGCCCTCGGGTTCCTCAAGCTGTTTGAGACGTGCGGTGCCTCCGACTAG